One window of Xylocopa sonorina isolate GNS202 chromosome 9, iyXylSono1_principal, whole genome shotgun sequence genomic DNA carries:
- the Reck gene encoding reversion-inducing-cysteine-rich protein with kazal motifs encodes MRSASMDLRIQPRSNTDVRCSTMLLIGSLTTMFAVIAVASPFPDAAQEMSCCSSAAGSCRSVCSKISLVVLGAEAEARENATRRLLEFCSLELTEFWSCVNSTLNEVKRHGNWTGRGCCYLALNPICRATCALSGSRRDLNESCRPSDEPEFFSCLERRDEAEHCCSNVSNDTCRTICQDLFYKPGKISNLKLYTSKGCFHQVPKCLKNVADVKHAEDPKQHLHCCNEATNAACLETCKKILHTATTDQEIMDALTEKCKPVLPQSPFWSCLLKSGSSKPARLPLDAGKLSCCTKATKPSCQNLCWRSFQADWESAWLQFDAECLSSSLEGELRRCLEDADDPCEMGCSGLSYCARFNDRSTTLFRSCSSRADEAAEWEAHHWSRGGIVRGLGVPVRAAASCPSETLRAAACLLQLRPCETRIHETRLCREDCLELMASCVDWSAITGPHTAATLCAKLSPARSDAPCVSLRPFLEDPRDNEPVVRLEEDIMTPCKSNPCAQGEICEILHYGRQVYRCLPACSLGEMSKQLVPVGSWVQIPRFDQQGCLRICQCTVHGLEKCRTLNCFKFNSCWVHDRYIAHKANFYLECNPCHCFEGEFTCSKKNCGEIRVPSLPCDCPAHYVPVCGRLGFTFASGCLAKCAEMPANEVEFGSCSSRDPCVPNPCDSTEKCVKRTRVCLSRIHKPCHQYECVPLDCDPRDEISGPVCDRENRQHRSICAMIRTGATLGYRGPCLEGCTLRGPVCGANGEVYANECAAWAERTIVDYFGPCMAVGLIGDQARPRCGDLVQCPRLIEPYCVGVTPPGACCPVCGGAAKILYSKKQLDRIYYMMDEDVDKDSVTLEALLSALARQIQVAQCVLRGMMTPDRDIFIVIQPTSKRPSTLQLRACVAETEKLVTRIFERSPRIAAEVPLGALTRAEIAHSYISSAITVRGCVAQIFFGILVYIVFS; translated from the exons ATGAGATCAGCGAGCATGGATCTTAGGATTCAGCCGCGATCCAACACAGACGTCCGGTGTTCAACGATGCTGTTGATCGGTTCTCTGACGACGATGTTCGCGGTCATCGCTGTCGCCAGTCCCTTCCCCGACGCTGCGCAAG AGATGTCCTGCTGTTCCTCGGCTGCCGGATCTTGTCGCAGTGTCTGCTCCAAG ATTTCATTGGTGGTGCTAGGAGCAGAAGCAGAGGCAAGGGAGAACGCGACACGACGGCTGCTAGAGTTCTGTTCCCTCGAGCTG ACTGAATTCTGGAGCTGCGTGAACTCGACTTTGAATG AGGTAAAGAGACATGGAAATTGGACTGGAAGGGGTTGCTGTTATCTGGCGCTGAATCCAATATGCCGAGCCACGTGTGCTCTATCAGGATCCAGAAGAGATTTGAACGAATCGTGTCGGCCGAGCGACGAGCCGGAGTTTTTCTCCTGTTTAGAAAGGCGCGACGAAGCCGAGCACTGTTGCAGCAACGTATCCAATGATACCTGTCGGACTATATGCCAAGATCTGTTCTACAAGCCAGGGAAAATTTCCAACTTAAAACTATACACCAGCAAGGGATGTTTCCATCAAGTTCCAAAGTGTTTAAAGAACGTAGCCGACGTGAAACACGCCGAGGATCCGAAACAAC ATCTGCACTGTTGCAACGAAGCTACCAATGCAGCCTGCTTAGAAACATGCAAGAAGATTCTGCACACCGCAACGACAGACCAAGAGATCATGGATGCGCTGACAGAGAAATGCAAGCCAGTTTTGCCACAGTCGCCGTTCTGgagctgtttgttgaaatctggcTCGTCAAAGCCGGCCCGTCTGCCGTTAGATGCGGGCAAATTGTCGTGCTGCACGAAAGCGACCAAACCATCGTGCCAGAATTTATGTTGGAGATCGTTCCAAGCGGACTGGGAGTCCGCTTGGCTACAATTTGACGCCGAATGCTTATCATCAAGCCTGGAAGGTGAATTGAGGAGGTGCCTCGAGGATGCCGATGACCCCTGCGAAATGGGTTGCTCAGGATTGTCCTATTGCGCTCGATTCAACGACAGGTCGACGACGCTTTTTAG GAGTTGCTCGTCAAGAGCCGACGAAGCTGCCGAGTGGGAGGCTCATCATTGGTCGAGAGGTGGAATCGTTCGAGGTTTAGGTGTCCCTGTTAGAGCCGCCGCGTCTTGTCCATCGGAAACGCTACGCGCAGCTGCATGCTTGTTGCAACTGAGACCTTGCGAGACTAGGATCCACGAAACGAGACTCTGTCGAGAGGATTGTCTCGAATTAATGGCCAGCTGCGTGGACTGGTCTGCCATCACGGGGCCTCATACGGCAGCCACGTTATGCGCGAAGCTTTCACCAGCTAGATCTGATGCTCCATGCGTGTCTCTAAGGCCGTTTTTAGAGGATCCACGAGACAACGAGCCGGTGGTACGTCTGGAAGAGGACATTATGACTCCCTGTAAGAGTAATCCGTGCGCTCAAGGTGAAATCTGCGAGATACTCCATTACGGTCGGCAAGTGTATCGTTGTCTACCAGCTTGTTCTCTGGGAGAAATGTCGAAGCAGTTGGTTCCTGTAGGATCGTGGGTGCAGATTCCAAGATTCGACCAACAGGGCTGCCTCAGAATCTGCCAATGTACAGTACACGGTCTAGAGAAGTGTAGAACGTTAAATTGCTTTAAATTCAATTCTTGCTGGGTGCACGACCGTTACATCGCTCACAAAGCCAACTTCTATCTGGAATGTAACCCCTGCCACTGTTTCGAGGGAGAGTTCACGTGTTCTAAAAAGAACTGCGGCGAGATACGGGTACCCTCGCTGCCCTGCGATTGTCCCGCACATTATGTTCCAGTCTGCGGAAGGCTAGGCTTTACTTTTGCATCCGGCTGTCTGGCAAAGTGCGCCGAAATGCCTGCAAACGAGGTAGAATTCGGTAGCTGTTCTTCCCGAGACCCCTGCGTACCCAATCCTTGCGACAGTACCGAAAAGTGTGTGAAAAGAACAAGAGTATGCCTCTCGAGGATTCACAAGCCCTGTCATCAGTACGAATGCGTTCCTCTCGACTGCGATCCTCGGGACGAGATCAGTGGTCCAGTTTGCGACAGAGAAAACCGTCAACACCGCTCGATATGCGCCATGATTCGAACTGGGGCTACTCTGGGTTATAGAGGACCATGTCTAGAGGGATGCACATTACGGGGTCCCGTTTGTGGTGCCAACGGAGAGGTCTATGCAAATGAATGCGCAGCCTGGGCAGAGAGAACGATAGTCGATTATTTTGGACCTTGCATGGCTGTCGGATTAATAGGAGACCAAGCTAGACCTCGTTGCGGTGATCTGGTGCAGTGTCCACGATTAATCGAGCCTTACTGCGTTGGAGTCACGCCGCCTGGTGCTTGCTGTCCGGTCTGCGGTGGAGCAGCTAAAATTTTATATTCCAAAAAACAG CTGGACAGGATATATTACATGATGGACGAGGATGTGGATAAAGATTCGGTCACGTTGGAAGCTCTGTTATCAGCGTTGGCGCGGCAGATTCAGGTTGCGCAATGTGTTCTTCGTGGCATGATGACGCCGGATCGTGACATATTCATCGTTATACAACCTACGTCGAAGAGGCCTTCGACTCTGCAGTTACGAGCTTGCGTCGCTGAGACTGAAAAGCTAGTTACCAGAATTTTTGAGAGGAGCCCTAGGATCGCGGCCGAAGTACCCTTAGGCGCGCTCACCAGAGCGGAGATTGCTCATAGTTACATATCAAGTGCCATTACCGTTAGGGGATGCGTTGCGCAGATCTTTTTCGGAATTCTCGTTTATATTGTATTCTCGTGA